One Glycine soja cultivar W05 chromosome 2, ASM419377v2, whole genome shotgun sequence genomic region harbors:
- the LOC114385842 gene encoding methionine aminopeptidase 1B, chloroplastic-like isoform X3 produces MALTASLANNAFLKIPTLHHGECSLSSSSFIGSRLTLSRSSTLQGNQLLSRKQFVVFARKISGLEEAMNIRREREVRVVPKFKKRPPLRRGRVSPHLPVPDHIPRPPYVGSDILPEIASEHQIHDSEGIAKMRAAGELAARVLNFAGTMVRGYHGDTSKTFFCGEVSDELKNLVKVTEECLEKGIAACKDGALFRKIGKRISEHAEKYGYGVVERFVGHGVGTVFHSEPIIIHNRNEKAGRMVEGQTFTIEPILSMGSIDSITWPDNWTTLTADGSPAAQFEHTILITKTGAEILTTC; encoded by the exons atgGCGCTCACTGCTTCGCTCGCTAACAACGCATTTCTGAAAATCCCAACACTCCATCATGGCGAATGCTCACTGTCTTCGTCATCCTTCATCGGTTCTCGGCTCACACTCTCGCGCTCTTCTACTCTTCAAG GGAACCAATTGCTTTCGAGAAAGCAATTCGTGGTTTTCGCGAGGAAGATTTCGGGGTTGGAGGAGGCCATGAATATCAGAAG AGAACGTGAAGTTCGAGTTGTGCCAAAGTTTAAGAAAAGGCCTCCATTAAGGCGTGGGAGAGTATCACCACATCTCCCTGTTCCTGACCACATACCAAGGCCTCCTTATGTAGGTTCAGATATACTTCCAGAAATTGCAAGTGAGCATCAAATTCATGATTCTGAAGGTATAGCTAAAATGAGGGCTGCAGGTGAGCTTGCAGCGCGTGTCTTAAACTTTGCAGGAACTATGGTTAGG GGATATCACGGAGACACGTCAAAGACATTTTTTTGTGGGGAAGTCAGTGATGAACTGAAAAATCTTGTTAAG GTAACTGAAGAATGCCTGGAGAAGGGAATAGCTGCGTGCAAGGACGGTGCTCTCTTTAGGAAAATTGGAAAGAGAATCAG TGAGCATGCTGAAAAGTATGGCTATGGTGTAGTGGAGCGTTTTGTTGGGCATGGTGTGGGAACAGTGTTTCATTCTGAACCAATTATTATACACAATC GCAATGAGAAGGCAGGCCGCATGGTTGAAGGTCAAACATTTACAATTG AGCCGATTCTTTCAATGGGAAGCATTGATTCCATTACATGGCCTGACAACTGGACAACACTAACAGCTGATGGTAGTCCGGCTGCACAGTTTGAGCATACCATTTTGATAACTAAGACTGGAGCCGAAATTTTGACTACATGTTGA
- the LOC114385842 gene encoding methionine aminopeptidase 1B, chloroplastic-like isoform X1, which translates to MALTASLANNAFLKIPTLHHGECSLSSSSFIGSRLTLSRSSTLQGNQLLSRKQFVVFARKISGLEEAMNIRREREVRVVPKFKKRPPLRRGRVSPHLPVPDHIPRPPYVGSDILPEIASEHQIHDSEGIAKMRAAGELAARVLNFAGTMVRPSITTNEIDKAVHQMIIDAGAYPSPLGYGGFPKSVCTSVNECMCHGIPDSRQLQNGDIINIDVTVYLDGYHGDTSKTFFCGEVSDELKNLVKVTEECLEKGIAACKDGALFRKIGKRISEHAEKYGYGVVERFVGHGVGTVFHSEPIIIHNRNEKAGRMVEGQTFTIEPILSMGSIDSITWPDNWTTLTADGSPAAQFEHTILITKTGAEILTTC; encoded by the exons atgGCGCTCACTGCTTCGCTCGCTAACAACGCATTTCTGAAAATCCCAACACTCCATCATGGCGAATGCTCACTGTCTTCGTCATCCTTCATCGGTTCTCGGCTCACACTCTCGCGCTCTTCTACTCTTCAAG GGAACCAATTGCTTTCGAGAAAGCAATTCGTGGTTTTCGCGAGGAAGATTTCGGGGTTGGAGGAGGCCATGAATATCAGAAG AGAACGTGAAGTTCGAGTTGTGCCAAAGTTTAAGAAAAGGCCTCCATTAAGGCGTGGGAGAGTATCACCACATCTCCCTGTTCCTGACCACATACCAAGGCCTCCTTATGTAGGTTCAGATATACTTCCAGAAATTGCAAGTGAGCATCAAATTCATGATTCTGAAGGTATAGCTAAAATGAGGGCTGCAGGTGAGCTTGCAGCGCGTGTCTTAAACTTTGCAGGAACTATGGTTAGG CCTTCCATAACAACTAATGAGATTGATAAAGCAGTGCACCAGATGATAATTGATGCTGGTGCTTATCCCTCACCCCTTGGCTATGGTGGATTTCCGAAAAGCGTGTGCACATCAGTTAATGAGTGCATGTGCCATGGAATACCTGATTCTCGGCAGTTACAG AATGGTGATATTATTAACATTGATGTGACAGTCTACCTGGAT GGATATCACGGAGACACGTCAAAGACATTTTTTTGTGGGGAAGTCAGTGATGAACTGAAAAATCTTGTTAAG GTAACTGAAGAATGCCTGGAGAAGGGAATAGCTGCGTGCAAGGACGGTGCTCTCTTTAGGAAAATTGGAAAGAGAATCAG TGAGCATGCTGAAAAGTATGGCTATGGTGTAGTGGAGCGTTTTGTTGGGCATGGTGTGGGAACAGTGTTTCATTCTGAACCAATTATTATACACAATC GCAATGAGAAGGCAGGCCGCATGGTTGAAGGTCAAACATTTACAATTG AGCCGATTCTTTCAATGGGAAGCATTGATTCCATTACATGGCCTGACAACTGGACAACACTAACAGCTGATGGTAGTCCGGCTGCACAGTTTGAGCATACCATTTTGATAACTAAGACTGGAGCCGAAATTTTGACTACATGTTGA
- the LOC114385842 gene encoding methionine aminopeptidase 1B, chloroplastic-like isoform X2, producing the protein MALTASLANNAFLKIPTLHHGECSLSSSSFIGSRLTLSRSSTLQGNQLLSRKQFVVFARKISGLEEAMNIRREREVRVVPKFKKRPPLRRGRVSPHLPVPDHIPRPPYVGSDILPEIASEHQIHDSEGIAKMRAAGELAARVLNFAGTMVRPSITTNEIDKAVHQMIIDAGAYPSPLGYGGFPKSVCTSVNECMCHGIPDSRQLQGYHGDTSKTFFCGEVSDELKNLVKVTEECLEKGIAACKDGALFRKIGKRISEHAEKYGYGVVERFVGHGVGTVFHSEPIIIHNRNEKAGRMVEGQTFTIEPILSMGSIDSITWPDNWTTLTADGSPAAQFEHTILITKTGAEILTTC; encoded by the exons atgGCGCTCACTGCTTCGCTCGCTAACAACGCATTTCTGAAAATCCCAACACTCCATCATGGCGAATGCTCACTGTCTTCGTCATCCTTCATCGGTTCTCGGCTCACACTCTCGCGCTCTTCTACTCTTCAAG GGAACCAATTGCTTTCGAGAAAGCAATTCGTGGTTTTCGCGAGGAAGATTTCGGGGTTGGAGGAGGCCATGAATATCAGAAG AGAACGTGAAGTTCGAGTTGTGCCAAAGTTTAAGAAAAGGCCTCCATTAAGGCGTGGGAGAGTATCACCACATCTCCCTGTTCCTGACCACATACCAAGGCCTCCTTATGTAGGTTCAGATATACTTCCAGAAATTGCAAGTGAGCATCAAATTCATGATTCTGAAGGTATAGCTAAAATGAGGGCTGCAGGTGAGCTTGCAGCGCGTGTCTTAAACTTTGCAGGAACTATGGTTAGG CCTTCCATAACAACTAATGAGATTGATAAAGCAGTGCACCAGATGATAATTGATGCTGGTGCTTATCCCTCACCCCTTGGCTATGGTGGATTTCCGAAAAGCGTGTGCACATCAGTTAATGAGTGCATGTGCCATGGAATACCTGATTCTCGGCAGTTACAG GGATATCACGGAGACACGTCAAAGACATTTTTTTGTGGGGAAGTCAGTGATGAACTGAAAAATCTTGTTAAG GTAACTGAAGAATGCCTGGAGAAGGGAATAGCTGCGTGCAAGGACGGTGCTCTCTTTAGGAAAATTGGAAAGAGAATCAG TGAGCATGCTGAAAAGTATGGCTATGGTGTAGTGGAGCGTTTTGTTGGGCATGGTGTGGGAACAGTGTTTCATTCTGAACCAATTATTATACACAATC GCAATGAGAAGGCAGGCCGCATGGTTGAAGGTCAAACATTTACAATTG AGCCGATTCTTTCAATGGGAAGCATTGATTCCATTACATGGCCTGACAACTGGACAACACTAACAGCTGATGGTAGTCCGGCTGCACAGTTTGAGCATACCATTTTGATAACTAAGACTGGAGCCGAAATTTTGACTACATGTTGA